The following is a genomic window from Armatimonadota bacterium.
GCCATACGGGACTTCCGCAACGACAAGCTTCTCCCGTTCCGGGCGTTTGCGGAGTTGTGCATAAGCCGCCAGATCTTCACCGCGATTAAGGCGGCGACGCGGCAGAAGCACATACCGCTCAACTCGTACGTCTCCCTACACGCCAACCTCTTCGAGTCCGATTCCGACCGCACACTCCTGGATACCTTGGCCGAGAGCGACACGAGCGATCCTGAGGATGTCGTCGTCACGCAGCAGTTCTCGGACGACCTGCGCCAGCGCATCAAGCGCGACCTGAGCGACTTGGAATCGGCGGTTCTCCGTAGCCACCTCGAGGGCAAGTCCTATCAGGAGATCGCGGCGGAACTGCAGCGGCGGGTCAAGTCGGTTGACAACGCTCTACAGCGGGCGAAGAGGAAGATAGGACGCGGCCTCAAGAAGATGATGGTGGCGACCTAGGCGTCACGCTGGAGGTTGTTGCGGCAGCTTCCAGCATGACGCCCGGTGTGCGCGGCTGGCCGGGACCCGCCTCCCGGTCAGTCGCGCTTTTTTCCGCCGGATCGGTGACCCGTGGGACGGGACCACGCCCCGATCGTGACCGGGCAACCGGCTCAGGACATGCGCCGAATCGCCTTGACAGCATCGGTTTCGATGTGATAGTCTAGCGCTGTCCGGGGACGCGAAAAGCCCCCGGACATCAGACTAAATAAGGGGGAGGGATTCCCGAGTGGCCAAAGGGGGCAGACTGTAAATCTGCTGGCGAATGCCTTCGGAGGTTCGAATCCTCCTCCCTCCACCACTCGCCGCAACCTAGGTTGCAGCCCGGGATCTCGCCCACGTAGCTCAGTCGGCAGAGCGTATCCTTGGTAAGGATAAGGTCCCCGGTTCGATCCCGGGCGTGGGCTCCAGTTCACGATTGCTTGTGGCGCATCACGGTCACAGGGGAGCGTAATCATGGGCAAGCGCAAATTCGAGAGGACGAAGCCGCACGTTAATATTGGGACGATCGGGCACGTCGATCACGGCAAGACGACGCTGACGAGCGCGATCACGTTATGTTTGAGCAAGCANNNNNNNNNNNNNNNNNNNNNNNNNNNNNNNNNNNNNNNNNNNNNNNNNNNNNNNNNNNNNNNNNNNNNNNNNNNNNNNNNNNNNNNNNNNNNNNNNNNNCGCGTCGGGATACAATTCCTTTGGGGCTGTGCCGAGCTGGATAAGAGCACGCGCGTGGCGCGGGTCGCGGTAGACGTCGAACGCGCGACGGAAGATGCCTGCGTTCCAGAGCTTCGCCTGCGGATTCGTCGTGCCGTTAATGTCGCCGATGCTTGGGACGTACTCCCCCGCGACGGTGATGTCAAGGTAGTAGTCCACCATCTTCTTGAGTTTGCCGTTGCCGAACGCGAAGAGGTCAATCCCGTGAGGCCGAAGCTTGTCGGCCTGCGAGTAGAAGCTGCGCATCCACATCCCGTTGTAGCCGGGGCTGCTCTCGCAGCCGGCACCGTCGCGCGTGACGCCGTTGGCGAGCATCGTCCCCATTTCGCCGCCGCCCCACATGATCCAGTCCAGAGCTTGCTCCGTCGTTATCCCCTGCGCGGCGTCGTGGTTATCGTGCACGGTGGCGCAGTGAAGCAGTGTCTCCTGGAAGACCATGTTGCCGCGGATGTTGCCGTCAAGGACGGCCTTCTCTCCCTCGTTGACCAGGCGCGCGAGGGCGTAGGCCTGCAAATCGGCGATGCCCCGTTCCCGGAGCCAAGCTGCCAGCGCGGGATCATCGTCGAGCACGAGCGCGGGCCATAGACTGTCCACCGCGGTAGCGAAGGTCTTGGCCGGGCCGTTCTCCCAGACGTAATCGAGAATCTTCCCGCCGTAGCCGGAGGGCCATTGACCATTGTGATAGGCCTGGGTGCGGTAGTCCATGTCGGGATAGACCTGAGCCAGGCGCGCGAGCATGACACAGGCCTTGTGCGCGACCTGCGGATCGCCGGTCAGCAAGTAGAGGTGGGCGAGATTCGAGATGCCGGGAATCACCTCCTGGCGCCACCGCCGCCAGAAGACATAGTGGCCGACGAACCAGAAGCGCTCGCCCTGGTCGTTGAGCCAACCGTAGCCGTCGTCAACGTAGGGCTGCGTGGTGTCGAGCTTTTCCTTGCGACCGGCTCTGTAGTACGCGGCGAAGTCGTTGGTTGGATACGTCTCGCCGCCGATGGGACAGGTGACCTTGAAGGGCAGCGCGGGGTCGAGCTTCCAGGGGTAATGCCCGCCGGCTTTGAAGACCTCTGCGCCGTGAACCGGACAGCCGACGCCGAAGCGAACGTTCAGGGCTCGCGGCAGGTCGGGCGGGGGCACGAACGCCCACAGCTCCTCGTCGCTCATGTTGAGCAGATACGCACACGCAGCGCGCAGGTTCTCTACCGTCCCGGCTGTGGCAGGATCGGCGCGCAGGGCTGCGACTTGTTCGTCGGTGTGCAGCGCGCGCCCGGACTTAGCGAGAGCAGCGGTTGAGAAGAACGGCAAGCCCGCCGACACCGCGAAGATCACGATGCTCGCTTTGGCCATCATCGGCTTCGGCTCCATTCCTCGGATTTCCTGAGCAACTCCCGCGCCTCGGCCTCGCTGCGGCAGCCGCTGACGCTGAGCATAAGGCCCCTTGGGGATAGCTCGCGGAGGATGGTCTCGACGTTGGCGATGTCGTCGTGCAGATGGAGAATCTTGCCCGCGCTCTGGATCTTCTTCAACATCGGCAGCCAGGCAACGGCGGACGGCTGCCCGGCTCCGGGTGTCCACTGGATGCCGTGGAGTTCAGCGATTGCCAGCAGGCGGTCGAGGTGGCGCGCCGCGCCCGGGCCGTCGAGGTGATATGTCACGTAATCGAGCCACGAGCACAGCGCCTCCAACTCGGGCGCGACGAACTCGTCGAAATGCGCGGGCGAGATCATGCAGCAGAAGTCGCACTGAATGTTGTAGGTGCGCCCTGGCGCCCACACGCCGAGCCAGCAGGAGGCCCCGTCGAGGCGCCGGTGGATGATGCGCTCCTGCTCCTCGTACCACCGGAACCACAGAGGAATGAGCTGCCCGCGAACGCGTTTGACTTCGCGCGCCGCGTCCACGAGATCGGTGAGGAGCGCCGGCGTGCCGCGCAGGCTGGCCTCGATGTCTATGACTCCCCCGATGTCGGTGTGGCCGACGAAGAAGTTGCCGTCGCTGGCTTCAACGGCAACTCGCACGAGATTGAGCGTCGCCTGCCACCACTTGTTGTCGGGGTCGAACCGGGGGGCGAGGTCCTTCCAGTGGCGAGCGGTCTGGTTGAACCACACGGTATCCGGCGCGAAGACGGGCTCGACGCCGAGGTAGGCGGCGGCGATGCCGGGGCCGAGATTGGGCCAGAAGATGGGCAGCGACTCGCCGCCGTAGAATGTCCGCCGCATGCCGTAGTCGGCGGCGGTGACTCGATAATCCGCATTCAGCCAGCGGTCCACGGGGTCGCTCGGAGGCTGCGGCTCCGGGCCGGACGCTCCCACGGGGCGATCCCTGGGAGCAGTGACGGCGATCGCGGCGCGGTCGAGGGCGTCGTTGGCCCACCAGGCCTCGAGATGGCGGCGGGCGCTTTCCCAGTCATCGTGGTATGCGAGATCCATGGGTTCCGTCTGCTATGAGGGATTTACTGCGACCAGGATTCGGCGGCGGGAGCGCCCGAACCTCCACGGCGCGCGAACCGCGTCTGGGCGCGGCGGATAGCAGCCGCCGCGCGCCTGGCGTCGTGCGGGCGATATTGACAAAACGGCATGTTGGGTCTAGCATATCCGCAGGTGCTCGGGAACTCCGGGTGCGGGATTGAGGCGCCCCCGGAGCATCGTTGTACTGCATTGCGGCACACCCCGGCAACCGTGGGTGACGAACGCTCCGAGAGGAGTCAGTACGGTGGACGCCCACGACTTTGTCTCGAGGCCGCCGGCGCCATCCAGCCTGGTCTTCGACCATAACCTGGATTCGGGGACTGTGCTGTGGCAGCGCCTGCACAATCGCTGGCGGGACCGACGCGACGTGCGGCTCATCGTCCACCTGAAGCGCGGCGCGACGTACGTCGGAAACCTCGTCTACTTCGACCCGACGATCCTCACCATCTCTGCGCGCGGCCGGCAATACGAATTCTGGATCCGCGACCTCGCGCACGTGCTCGCCGTTCCCGTCGGCACATCGCTGTCCGCTGCGGGCTGGGAGTAGCGGACCGCTGCGTCCCGTGCCCGCCGCCGCATGCGTGCACATGCCCGCCTGTTAGGTCTCCGGCGGAGCGTCAGGCTCGCCGGCCGCTGCGCGCCACGCGCGGCGTTCCACATTTCTGAGTTCAGGAAGGCACCGCCCGCTGCCACGTCGAAGCAAGTTGTGTCGGCGCGGTGCCGCACGTCCGCCGCTCCCAGGAGGTTACCGATGAATCGCCCCGCGTGGCTCGTTGTGCTGCTGATCTGTCTCGTCCTCGCGTCCGTTCCGGCTTCCGCCGGCTTATTGGAATACGTCGCGGCCCCCGACCCCGCGTACGGCTGGTCGTATCTGGGTGATTACCGGTATGACGCCTTTACCGCGACGGTTGTGTATCTCGGCTTGACTTCCCAGGTATGGCACGAGATTCCATGGACGCACATCATGGCGCTGATCGTGCCGGACAATCTGGATTACCCGGATCACGCGCTGCTCTTCATCGGCGGCGGGAGTACGGGGAATTCCCCCGGCGAGGATGAGCTGTACATCGGCGCCCATCTGGCCAACGCGATCGGCGCCCCGGTAGCAGTGCTGCCGGCGGTGCCCAATCAGCCCCTGTTCGGGGGGCTCAACGAGGATGCGCTTATCGCGTACACGTTCCTGCGTTACCTGGACACCGAAGACGACACCTGGCCGCTGCTGCTGCCGATGACGAAGAGCGCGGTCAAGGCCATGGATGCCGTGGCGGAATACGCGTCCCAGGCGTGGGGCCGGGATATTGACAACTGGGTCGTGACGGGCGGGTCGAAGCGAGGTTGGACCACGTGGCTGACAGGCGCGGCCGACCCGGTGCGCGTTAAGGGCATCGCCCCGCTGGTGATTGACACGCTGAACATCCCGGTTCAGCTGCAGCACCAACTGGATACGTGGGGCGACTACAGCGAGATGATCGACGACTATGTGGATACAGGACTGGTCGACACGCTGGGAGACGAGGGGGCGCCGCTGGTCGCCATGGTGGATCCGTATGCCTATCGCGACCGGATCACCATGCCCAAACTCATCGTCAACGGCAGCAACGATCCGTACTGGGTCATAGACGCGCTGAATATCTACTGGGACGACCTGGTCGGGCCGAAGTATGTGCTCTACGACCCTAATTCGGGACATGGACTGGATGACGTGGATCGGGTGCTGAACACCCTGAGCGGTTTCTTCCATCATGTGGCTGGGGGCAAGGCATTCCCCGCGCTGTGGTGGCGGCATGGGGATTTCAAGATGACCTTGCTGCTCGACGTTAAAGCGGAACCCATGCCGGAGGCGGCGCGAATATGGGTGGCTCATTCCGCGGACATGGACTTCCGCGACGAGACCTGGGTGGCGACCCCCATGACCGCGGACAAGCAAGGCTTCTCGGGTGCGGTCGCGAAGTCGACGACGGAGAACATCGCCCTCTTTGGCGAGGCCGATTTCAATATCGCAGGCCGAAGCTTCACCCTGTCGACGCCGGTGCGCGTCGTGCCGGCGGCGACCGGCTTTCCGCCGGGGTGGTCGTCCGGAACCGGCAATGCGACGAAGTCGAATCGCTCTGACAATCGCTTCAGCTCGGCGGCCGGCCGGCTTCGTGCGGGCGCAGCCAAGCTGACGATCACGCCGGACAATTCGAACCCGCAGTACCTCGCGGGCTACGACGACAACCGCTTGATGGAGGGCGTGCACGATGACATCTGGGCGCGCGCGCTCTACCTCACTGACGGCAACGAGGAACTTGTCCTTGTCAGCCTTGACCTGATCGGGCCGATGAGGAGCGACCTGGACGAGATCGTCGCAGCGGTCGCGCCGGAGGTCGGTCCAAACGTCATTATCACCAGCACGCACACGCATTCCGGACCCGACGTCATCGGCCTGTGGGGGCCGTCATGGGACGTGCCCGGCTGGGACGAGGGATACCTCCAGTACGTGAAGGATCGCGTCGCGCAAGTCATCGTCGAGGCGAAGAGGAACCGCCAGCCGGCGCGCGTGCTGTTCGGTTCCGCGATGACCACACCCGAGGACCGCATTGCCTTCAATGCCAATGAGCGCTGGTTTCAGGCGGACGATCCGCCGTGGGCACCCGGGCGCGGGCGCGGGCCGCAGGACTACGAGGTCTCGGTGATGCGGGTGGAGGCGCGCAACGGAAGCACGATCGCGACGACGTTCAACTTCGCGTGCCACCCCGAGGTAGCCGGGGACGCGCCCGACCCGCTGGTCAGGATGTACCTGTCCTCCGATATGGCGCATTATGCCTATGACGAGGTCGAGTCCACAGCCGGCGGGATCGCGATCTGGCTCCAGGGCGCTCTCGGCGCGATGGTGACGTCGGACGAAGAGGAGGAAACGTGGGCGGAGTGCGAGCGCATCGGCCGGGCGCTGGGGCAGCGGGTGCTGGAGGGCGCGGCGGCAGGGGAACTGGAGGCCAATCCGTACATCGCTGCAGCCAGCCGGACGCTTGATGTGCCGCTGTACAATGACACCTTCTACTTCGGGATGCTGTGGGGCATCCTGCGCAACGGGCCTGGGCGGCTCGTGCCCAACGGGAGCAGCCCGTTTGGCGTGGCAATCACCACCAAGGTGAGCGTTGCACAGATAGGCAGTTTGCAGATTGCAACGACGCCCGGGGAGTCGTATCCGAAGATCGGCCTGAACATCAAGCAGAACATTCTGACTGCGCCGCACAAGATGGTGCTGGGGGTGAGCCAGGACGAGCTGGGCTACATCCTCTATCCCTACGATTACGGGACGGCTGAGTACGGCTACGAAACGAGCATGAGCGCGGGGCCGACGATTGGCCTCGATGTCGAGGGTGCGCTCGCCGAGGCCTTGGCGGATTTGCCGCAGTAGGTCGCACGCAAGGACGCTGAGAACGCAACGAGGGGAGGGCTCGAGCCCTCCCCTGTTCTTTTCGCAACCACCGGTGCCGCGCGAGCCGGAGACCGACCGCCGCGCGATGTCCCACTCGATGGCGGGGTCATGTCTCGGGCGCCGGCTCTTCCCAGTAGAGGATGCGACCGCATGACTCGCAGAAGACGGTGCGCTCGCCGCGCTTGAGTTGGCGCATGGTGTCCAGCGAGATGGCGATGCGGCATCCCGGACAGACCTCCGATGTCAGCTTGACGAGGGCCAGGTTGTTGCGCCTAGTGCGCAGTTCGTCGTAGCGCCGCAGGAGATCGGCAGGCACGGCCGCAACCACCGAGGCTCGTCGCGCCTCCAGCCCAGAGATCTCCTCGGCGATGCGCGCGCTCTCGCTGTCGTAGTGCGACTCAACCTGCGCCAGGTCACGCTCCTGCTCGGCGAGCGCGGCCTCCTGCTCGGAGAGGGCGGCGCGCCGCTGTTCCGTCTGCTCCATCAACTCGAGCCCTTTATCTTCCGCCTTGTCGACCTGCCCGCCGAGCATCTCGACCTCGCGCTGCATGTCCTCGAGTTCCTTCGGATTGCGCACGCGGCCGCTGTACATCTTGTCCTCGAAATCCTTCTTCTTGGCCTCGCGCGTCTTGATCTGAAGCTCGGTGTCGCGCAGCTCCGCTTCCATGGCACGCAGTTCCTCGTGCGCGGTTTGCACCTGCGTCCGCACCGCCTCGACCTGCGTCCGCAGTTCCGCGCCGGAGTCAAGGGCTTCCCGCTCGCGCTCCAGTTCGTGAATGCGCGTGTCAATCTGCTGCACTTCGTAGAGCGTCGCCAGATCGTTGGACAAGATATCGCTCCTCGGCCCTTACGCCTTTGGTTTCTCTCGACGGCGCGCGCGGGCGCGCCGCGCGCTGAAGGGATCGGCCTCCGTCCGGCTCGCCACCGCCTCAATGCGCCCGCCGAGGTCATCGGTCAGCCAGCGGCACATCAACCCCACGGCGGGCCGCTCGGTCGCGAAGTGCCCCGCCTCGATGATGCTTAGCCCCTCCGCGCGCGCATGCAGCGCATCGCTGTGGCGTATCTCGCCGAGCAAGAGCACGTCGGCCCCGGCGGCCACGGCATCGCCGACGAGGTGTCCCCCGCTGCCACTTCCCACCGCCACCGCGCGCACCCGACGCCGTCCCTCGCCGCCTACCCTCACCGTCGCAGCCCGCAGCGCCCGTTTGACCCGCGCGGCGAGCCCGCCGAGGGTAATCGCGCGCCGCAGATCGCCCAGCGCACCGCGCGCGGAATTCGGCCACGTGTTCGCGAGCGGGTAGACGTCGCAGGCCGCTTCTTCGTAGGGGTGTGCCTTCTGCATCGCGCGCACCGCTCGACCCAGAGCCGAGCGCGGCACGAGCATCTCCAGCCGAGCCTCGTCGGCATGTTCGAGTTGCCCTACGATCCCGGCATAGGGCACCGCGCCCGGCAGCGGCCGGTACGTCCCCTCCCCCTCCGCCGCGAAGCTGCAGTGGTCGTAGCGGCCAATGCGCCCGCCGCCCGCGCCCGCAATCGCCGCGCGCACCGGCTCGACATGGCTGGCCGGGACGAACACCGTCAGTTTCACAAAGGCCGACGCACCTGCGGGCGACAGCGGTCGGATCTCCGTCAGGCCCACGAGACGCGCCAGTTCGACACACAGCCCCTCAGGCGCGTAGTCGAGGTTAGTGTGCATCGCGCAGATGTTGAGACCGACCCGCGCCGCTCGATAGGCTACGGCTGACCGGGCGTCGTCCGCGCGCACATGCCCCAGAGCTTCGATGAAGGGAGGGTGGTGCGCGGCTACGAGCTGAGCGCGAGCCGCGCGCGCCTCAGCCAGCACCTCTTCAGTTGCGTCCACGCAGACCAGCGCTCGCCGCACGCGTGCCTGTGGATCCCCGACGACGAGCCCGACGTTATCCCACGGTTCCGCCAGCTCGCGCGGCGCGCGCGCGAAGAGCGCCTCGACTACCTCGCCGACTGTTGCCGCCATGGTTCACTTCTTCGTTATCTGGTCTATGAGCACCGCGAGCAGGATCACCCCGCCTTTGACCACGGGCTGCCAGTACGATTCGATATTGAGGAGGTTGAGCCCGTTGTTGAGAACGCCAATGATGAGAGCGCCGACGAGCGTGCCCAGTATCGTGCCCTTGCCGCCGAAAAGGCTCGTGCCGCCGACGACGACGGCGGCGATCGCGTCCAGTTCCTGGCCGATGCCGCTCTTGGGGTCGCCGCTGGCCAGGCGCGCGGCGAGGATCATGCCGGAGAGGCCGGAGAGCAGGCCGGAGATGGTGTACACTGCGAGCTTCACGCGCGACACGTTGATGCCGGACAGCCAGGCTGCCTCCTCATTGCCGCCGACTGCGTAGACATAGCGGCCGAAAGTGGTTCGGGTGAGGACGAGATGTCCGGCGACCACCGCGATGAGCATGAATGCGATCGGCACCGGGATGCCGCCGAGGTCGCCTTCGCCGAGAAACTTGAATGATCCGGGCAGGTTGAAAACCGGCCGGCCGCGGGTGACCAGAAAGGCGAGGCCGCCGTCGCGCCCCGCGATGAACCACATCGCGAGGGTGGCGATGAACGGCGGCAGGTTGAACCGAGTGATGGCGACGCCGTTGACGACCCCGACGACACCGCCGGTCGCGATGCCGGCCGCGATGCCCAGAACGAGCGCCCATCCCGGCGCAAGTGCGGGATTGACGAGCACGAGGCAGCCGACGACGCCCGACAGGGCAATGATGCCGCCGACGGAAAGGTCAATCCCCGCGGTGAGGATGACGAACGTCATGCCGACGGCGACGATAGTGCGAAAGGAACTCTGGCGAACGATGTTGACCAGGTTGCTCGTCTTGAAGAAGTTGGGGGCAGCGAGGGCGAGGGCGAGGCAGATGCCGATGAAGACGAAGTAGATCAGGTAATCGCGCAGGCGTCCCAGCACGGGCAGCCGCTCCGCCGGCGTCGGAGGACTTGCCGGGGCGCCCATGTTCAGTCGCCCCCGGTCGCGTAGAACATGATGCGCTCCTGGGTTGCCTCGGCGCGCGGGATCTCCGCCGCCATCCGACCCTCGTGCATAACGAGGATGCGATCGGCCATGCCGATGGCCTCGGGCAGTTCCGACGTGATCATGAGCATGCCGACCCCGCTCGCGGCAAGCGACCCCATGAGCTGGTAAATCTCCGCCTTGGCGCCGACGTCGATACCGCGCGTCGGCTCGTCGAACAGCAGCACCCGGCTTTCCGTCAGCAGCCACTTAGCGAGCACGACCTTCTGCTGGTTGCCGCCACTCAGGTTGCGCGCGAGCTGCTCTGTGCTCGGCGTGCGGATGCGCAGGTTGTCGACGAAGCTGCGGGCGGCGGCGCGTTCCTGGCCGCGGCGCACGAAGCCGTAGTAGGAGAGCAGGTCGAGGTGGGCGAGCGTTACGTTCTCGCGCACCGTGAGCCCGAGAACCAGTCCCTGCTCCTTGCGATCCTCGGTGACGAAGCCGATGCCGTGGCGGATCGCCTGGCGCGGGTTGCGAATCCGCACCTCCTTGCCGTCCACGCAGACGCGACCTGCCGACTTCGGCTCGGCGCCGAAGATCAGCCGGGCGACTTCGGTGCGCCCCGCGCCGACCAGCCCCGTGAGACACACGATCTCCCCCGCCCGCACGACGAAGCTGACATCATGCACGATGCCCCCGCTGAGACCCTCGACGCGCAGGATCTCCTGTCCGATCTCCACTTCGCGCTTGGGGATCTGCGCGGTGAGCTGGCGCCCGACCATCATGCGGATGATGTCGTCCTTGGTCACGTCGCTCACGAGGTGAGTGCCGACGAGCTCGCCGTCGCGGAGCACCGTCACGCGGTCGGCGATCTCGAAGATCTCCTCCAGCCGGTGGGAGATGTAGATGATGCTCACGCCGTCCGCGCGCCGCGCGCGGATCAACTCGAAGAGGCGCACGAGTTCGTGCTCGGTCAGGGTCGCGGAGGGCTCGTCCATGACGATGAGCTTGGCGCGCGCCGAGATGGCTTTCGCGATCTCCACCATCTGCTGCTGCGCCANNNNNNNNNNNNNNNNNNNNNNNNNNNNNNNNNNNNNNNNNNNNNNNNNNNNNNNNNNNNNNNNNNNNNNNNNNNNNNNNNNNNNNNNNNNNNNNNNNNNCGAGACACCCCCCTCGCGAGCGTCGCCGTCGGCAGCCCGATGATTGGCATCCACCCGCCTGCGGCCACGGTCGCTCCGTTCGGCGCATCGCAGGCGAGCCCGCGGCGCGACGGCGACCGGCTGTGGGGCCTCGGTGCATGTGACGCAAAGGGCTCGCTCGCCGCGATGATGGCCGCGCTGCGGGCGGCGCACGACAGTGGTGTTCCGGGCCGCCTCGACCTGCTGCTAACGCTCGAAGAGGAGGCCGCCGGGCGCGGCGCGCGCAGCGCGCTTGACGCGGGGTACAGATGCGACCACGTTATCGTCGGCGAGCCGACGGACCTGCACGTGCTCACGGCCCACGCCGGGCTGGTGTTCTTCGAACTCGAGGCCCGCGGTCAAGCGGCTCACGGAGCGACGCCGGAACGCGGCGACAATGCGATCGAGAAGACGATCGCGCTGATCACCGAGATGAGAGCGCGCGTGACGTCCTGGCCGGCGCACGAGGTCCTTGGGGCGCCCTCGTTCAATCTGGG
Proteins encoded in this region:
- the sigH gene encoding RNA polymerase sporulation sigma factor SigH, with amino-acid sequence MGEIVTRDGGCLSFQSMLDEEVVRYAKNGSERATEHLLSKYRNIVEGKARSYFLVGADHDDIIQEGMIGLFKAIRDFRNDKLLPFRAFAELCISRQIFTAIKAATRQKHIPLNSYVSLHANLFESDSDRTLLDTLAESDTSDPEDVVVTQQFSDDLRQRIKRDLSDLESAVLRSHLEGKSYQEIAAELQRRVKSVDNALQRAKRKIGRGLKKMMVAT
- a CDS encoding Nif3-like dinuclear metal center hexameric protein translates to MAATVGEVVEALFARAPRELAEPWDNVGLVVGDPQARVRRALVCVDATEEVLAEARAARAQLVAAHHPPFIEALGHVRADDARSAVAYRAARVGLNICAMHTNLDYAPEGLCVELARLVGLTEIRPLSPAGASAFVKLTVFVPASHVEPVRAAIAGAGGGRIGRYDHCSFAAEGEGTYRPLPGAVPYAGIVGQLEHADEARLEMLVPRSALGRAVRAMQKAHPYEEAACDVYPLANTWPNSARGALGDLRRAITLGGLAARVKRALRAATVRVGGEGRRRVRAVAVGSGSGGHLVGDAVAAGADVLLLGEIRHSDALHARAEGLSIIEAGHFATERPAVGLMCRWLTDDLGGRIEAVASRTEADPFSARRARARRREKPKA
- a CDS encoding ABC transporter permease, with amino-acid sequence MGAPASPPTPAERLPVLGRLRDYLIYFVFIGICLALALAAPNFFKTSNLVNIVRQSSFRTIVAVGMTFVILTAGIDLSVGGIIALSGVVGCLVLVNPALAPGWALVLGIAAGIATGGVVGVVNGVAITRFNLPPFIATLAMWFIAGRDGGLAFLVTRGRPVFNLPGSFKFLGEGDLGGIPVPIAFMLIAVVAGHLVLTRTTFGRYVYAVGGNEEAAWLSGINVSRVKLAVYTISGLLSGLSGMILAARLASGDPKSGIGQELDAIAAVVVGGTSLFGGKGTILGTLVGALIIGVLNNGLNLLNIESYWQPVVKGGVILLAVLIDQITKK
- a CDS encoding sugar ABC transporter ATP-binding protein, producing AQQQMVEIAKAISARAKLIVMDEPSATLTEHELVRLFELIRARRADGVSIIYISHRLEEIFEIADRVTVLRDGELVGTHLVSDVTKDDIIRMMVGRQLTAQIPKREVEIGQEILRVEGLSGGIVHDVSFVVRAGEIVCLTGLVGAGRTEVARLIFGAEPKSAGRVCVDGKEVRIRNPRQAIRHGIGFVTEDRKEQGLVLGLTVRENVTLAHLDLLSYYGFVRRGQERAAARSFVDNLRIRTPSTEQLARNLSGGNQQKVVLAKWLLTESRVLLFDEPTRGIDVGAKAEIYQLMGSLAASGVGMLMITSELPEAIGMADRILVMHEGRMAAEIPRAEATQERIMFYATGGD
- a CDS encoding M20/M25/M40 family metallo-hydrolase; translation: RDTPLASVAVGSPMIGIHPPAATVAPFGASQASPRRDGDRLWGLGACDAKGSLAAMMAALRAAHDSGVPGRLDLLLTLEEEAAGRGARSALDAGYRCDHVIVGEPTDLHVLTAHAGLVFFELEARGQAAHGATPERGDNAIEKTIALITEMRARVTSWPAHEVLGAPSFNLGALCGGDRANRVPDRCTAAVDVRVVPPATADEVVDRVEGLLCEPQWQGITARTTKYGGPLDTDREAASVRALLAAARETGRDAGVVSWRAWTEAERFQAQLGIDAVVFGPGSLAQAHTDREYVELEQVRAAARIYFEAARVLSSG